From one Ignavibacteria bacterium genomic stretch:
- a CDS encoding homogentisate 1,2-dioxygenase, protein MGYMSGFGNEFATEAEKGALPEGQNSPQKHPLGLFVEQINGTAFTMPRSLNKRSWMYRLHPSAVHKPYQRISNGLIRSSAFTEVETTPNQLRWSPLPIPSEPTTFVEGIVTMAGNGDLATHSGVAIHVYRANSSMNDEFFYNADGELLIVPQQGTLRLLTEMGIIEVEPCEICVIPRGIKFRVEVQGPSRGYMLENYGAALRLPDLGPIGANGLAYPRDFLYPEAWYENKKGDFRVVAKFMGNLWEGSYNHSPLNVVGWHGNYAPYKYDLRRFQCINTVTFDHPDPSIYTVLTSPSAIPGTANADFAIFPPRWMVAEHTFRPPWFHRNFMNEFMGLIEGIYDGKEGGGFEPGGASLHNCMTGHGPDAATFNRMTNADLKPEKLEGTLAFMFETCFVIRPTAFAMGAAELQEDYWEAWKGL, encoded by the coding sequence ATGGGCTATATGAGTGGCTTTGGTAATGAGTTCGCTACCGAAGCAGAGAAGGGTGCCCTTCCGGAGGGTCAGAATTCACCACAAAAACATCCGTTGGGATTGTTTGTAGAGCAGATTAACGGTACGGCGTTTACCATGCCGCGAAGCCTGAATAAGCGCTCCTGGATGTATCGTCTTCACCCCTCGGCAGTCCATAAGCCATATCAACGTATCAGCAACGGACTTATCCGGTCATCGGCGTTTACCGAAGTAGAGACAACGCCGAACCAACTTCGCTGGAGCCCCCTTCCCATTCCGTCTGAGCCAACAACATTTGTTGAAGGCATTGTAACGATGGCAGGGAATGGCGATCTGGCCACCCATTCCGGTGTTGCCATTCACGTGTACCGTGCCAACTCTTCCATGAATGATGAGTTTTTTTACAATGCCGATGGTGAGCTTTTAATCGTACCGCAGCAAGGAACCTTGCGGTTGCTTACCGAGATGGGGATCATCGAGGTTGAGCCGTGTGAAATCTGCGTGATCCCGCGCGGAATCAAGTTCCGGGTTGAAGTTCAGGGTCCGTCGAGAGGTTACATGTTAGAGAACTACGGTGCCGCTCTCCGACTGCCCGATTTGGGGCCGATTGGTGCAAACGGACTTGCCTACCCGCGTGACTTCCTGTATCCGGAAGCGTGGTATGAAAACAAAAAAGGTGACTTTAGGGTTGTTGCCAAGTTTATGGGGAATCTGTGGGAAGGAAGCTACAATCATAGTCCGCTGAATGTTGTTGGCTGGCACGGTAACTATGCTCCGTACAAGTATGACCTTCGCCGGTTCCAGTGTATTAATACCGTTACCTTCGACCATCCCGATCCATCCATCTACACCGTTCTCACCAGTCCGAGTGCTATCCCCGGTACTGCAAATGCCGATTTCGCCATCTTCCCGCCACGGTGGATGGTTGCCGAACACACCTTCCGTCCACCCTGGTTCCACCGCAACTTCATGAACGAGTTCATGGGACTGATCGAAGGGATATACGACGGGAAGGAAGGCGGCGGCTTTGAGCCGGGTGGTGCATCGCTCCATAATTGTATGACGGGACACGGCCCTGATGCTGCAACGTTTAACCGGATGACCAACGCCGACTTAAAGCCCGAAAAACTTGAAGGAACACTTGCCTTTATGTTCGAAACCTGCTTTGTAATTCGGCCAACAGCGTTTGCAATGGGTGCTGCCGAACTGCAGGAGGATTACTGGGAGGCTTGGAAGGGGCTCTAA
- a CDS encoding Rne/Rng family ribonuclease gives MVRRILINVTPTHQRIAITEDGRLAELFTEEPDTEHHVGNIYLGKVTKILQGMNAAFIDIGLEQDAFLHFSDVDSSMEEDDIDNDDDEAEKPLAETLDSSDVALRTAKVVSKKKLPTFSTKRSGEVVINLQPKQRVIVQVSREAYHQKGVRVTTKVGLPGRNVVLMPFEDSVGVSRKIQSYRERRRLRILAREVLPEGMGCIIRTAASGLESEDVQRDFSTLVETWTEIEAQVRKAGHPQLLYKETGAARGVIRDLFKDDVQQVVVDDRKVYREIKNYIERTAPHLRGKIELYTDSAPLFDTFSIETEVHQTHQRRVQLPSGGTIVVDHTEAMVVIDVNSGRASNERTQEDNAVKTNFEAVREVAKQIRLRDIGGIILVDFIDMQQDENRRRIYSEMKRELARDRAKTVVFPVTQLGLMQLTRQRIRQSVAERSSDDCPLCFGTGKVQNPGTTAATIDRWLRNFRARTWKLGVTIKAHPYMVQFLRRNSLKYKWRWIRKYFLWVRLVEDDATEAGDFSGFAGRRDVTKIYQ, from the coding sequence ATGGTTCGCCGAATCCTCATTAACGTAACTCCAACGCACCAACGCATTGCCATTACCGAAGATGGCAGGCTTGCCGAGTTATTTACCGAGGAGCCCGATACCGAACATCATGTTGGCAATATCTATCTTGGCAAGGTTACCAAGATTCTCCAGGGAATGAATGCGGCCTTTATTGATATTGGCCTTGAGCAGGATGCATTCCTGCATTTTAGCGATGTTGATTCGTCGATGGAAGAGGATGATATTGACAATGACGACGACGAAGCCGAAAAGCCGTTAGCCGAGACGCTTGATTCCAGTGATGTAGCACTGCGAACCGCCAAGGTTGTCTCGAAAAAGAAACTTCCTACCTTCTCTACAAAACGCAGCGGTGAAGTGGTCATCAACCTGCAGCCCAAGCAGCGCGTGATTGTTCAGGTAAGCCGCGAGGCCTATCATCAGAAAGGAGTTCGGGTAACCACCAAGGTGGGGTTGCCCGGAAGGAATGTTGTGCTGATGCCGTTTGAAGACAGTGTTGGCGTCAGCCGGAAAATACAGTCGTACCGCGAGCGGCGCAGACTGCGAATTCTAGCTCGTGAAGTTCTACCCGAAGGCATGGGGTGCATTATCAGGACAGCCGCCAGTGGCCTTGAAAGCGAAGATGTCCAGCGTGACTTTTCAACACTGGTAGAAACATGGACCGAAATCGAAGCCCAGGTACGGAAGGCCGGACACCCGCAACTTCTGTACAAGGAAACCGGAGCCGCCCGCGGCGTGATTCGGGATCTCTTTAAAGATGATGTGCAGCAGGTGGTGGTTGATGACAGGAAGGTGTACCGCGAGATTAAAAACTACATCGAGCGGACGGCGCCCCATCTGCGCGGCAAAATCGAGCTCTATACGGACTCGGCACCCCTGTTTGATACCTTCAGCATCGAAACCGAGGTTCATCAAACGCATCAGCGGCGCGTACAGCTGCCCAGCGGCGGGACCATTGTGGTTGATCATACCGAGGCAATGGTGGTGATTGATGTGAATAGCGGACGTGCTTCCAATGAACGTACTCAGGAAGATAACGCCGTGAAAACCAACTTCGAAGCGGTCCGCGAAGTGGCAAAACAGATCAGGCTGCGCGATATCGGCGGTATTATTCTTGTTGACTTTATTGATATGCAACAGGACGAGAACCGTCGGCGGATTTATTCCGAAATGAAACGTGAGCTGGCCAGAGATCGCGCTAAAACAGTCGTGTTTCCGGTTACCCAGCTTGGTTTAATGCAGCTAACACGCCAGCGCATCCGGCAGAGTGTTGCCGAACGGTCGAGCGACGACTGTCCGCTGTGCTTTGGCACTGGCAAGGTGCAAAACCCGGGCACAACTGCTGCCACGATTGACCGGTGGTTGCGGAATTTCCGCGCACGGACGTGGAAGCTGGGTGTTACCATTAAGGCACATCCATACATGGTGCAGTTTCTACGCAGAAACAGTTTAAAGTACAAGTGGCGGTGGATACGAAAGTATTTCCTGTGGGTCAGACTCGTAGAAGATGACGCTACCGAGGCCGGAGATTTTTCGGGTTTCGCTGGTCGGCGAGATGTTACAAAAATTTATCAATAG
- a CDS encoding tetratricopeptide repeat protein encodes MNPTTVVHADNILTHLELDPQLVSYYDPSISRTTIQTVRSGTYSAPDAIVQAVFDVLQADVELGTGSSPGLIDRYSLAMSVFEQAGEYHAARLVELRIADAAYLGSQFSLAARHYTAVVDYFRNTGDNKYLGYVLESFGIVQHYLGDFGRAERLLVEAERMWELCGAITKVTSVRVNLANLHLDSGNFATAEEYYKEAIQGFETSGDEVRRAMVATNLGILFIKQTRFAEAAELFYGALDVFQRHDKVEYTATVLGAIGNTHEAAGNPTMAISWYKQALDCGMKLGNANLITEKSIQLGEVLTSVCRFDEALYHLEQAATLCITGADYKGLCTVNTQMAMVFLGTGNTDEAWKRISEAAAYASDQNWNTQLVLCKLVSAQIAIEIGDDERALGLLRSIEEVAASLRTEYELVQILNLQYLLHKKYGQFPDALRYLERYRELNEKILGLEKQRNLAMVEVKLRFEAQQREHALALQEEQRVREQQRILLENMVPATIAERLLNGEAFIAEQFDDVSVLFFDIVNFTQMAASTSPAVVIDFLNILYKQCDEAVARHGLTKIKTLGDSYMTVAGAPVPQNDHVERMVGAALELQRIVSAFADTTSALVKHELFSEKYHTLKVRFGVHCGPVSAGVIGEIRMVYDVWGDTVNVAARLEQTAGPGELHVSDQFRKRVLEIGDGLATFTSRGKREMKGKGMMQTWTMTAPSA; translated from the coding sequence ATGAATCCGACCACGGTAGTTCATGCAGATAACATTCTAACACATCTGGAGCTTGATCCGCAACTGGTTTCGTATTATGATCCCAGCATTAGCCGGACAACAATACAGACTGTGCGGTCAGGGACGTACTCAGCACCCGATGCGATTGTTCAGGCAGTATTCGATGTCCTGCAGGCCGATGTGGAGCTCGGCACAGGGTCATCGCCCGGACTGATAGACAGATATTCGTTGGCGATGTCTGTTTTTGAACAGGCGGGTGAGTACCATGCCGCCCGGCTGGTAGAACTTCGCATTGCAGATGCCGCCTATTTGGGTTCACAGTTTAGCCTGGCTGCCAGGCATTACACTGCCGTTGTTGACTACTTCCGGAACACCGGCGACAATAAATATCTTGGCTACGTTTTAGAGAGTTTTGGCATCGTACAACATTATTTGGGCGACTTTGGCAGAGCAGAACGGCTCCTGGTAGAAGCAGAGCGAATGTGGGAGTTGTGCGGAGCAATAACAAAGGTTACCAGCGTTCGCGTAAACCTTGCCAACCTGCATCTGGACTCCGGGAATTTTGCAACAGCGGAAGAGTACTATAAAGAAGCGATACAGGGGTTTGAAACGTCAGGCGACGAAGTCCGACGTGCAATGGTTGCTACGAATCTTGGAATTCTTTTCATAAAGCAGACTCGTTTCGCAGAAGCAGCGGAACTGTTTTACGGTGCATTAGATGTTTTTCAGAGACACGATAAGGTTGAATATACTGCTACTGTGCTTGGTGCGATTGGGAATACTCATGAGGCTGCAGGTAATCCAACAATGGCCATAAGCTGGTATAAGCAGGCACTGGATTGTGGCATGAAGTTGGGGAACGCCAACCTGATTACGGAAAAAAGTATTCAACTTGGTGAAGTACTCACAAGTGTATGCAGGTTTGACGAAGCTTTGTATCATCTGGAACAGGCTGCCACACTGTGTATCACGGGAGCTGACTACAAAGGATTGTGCACAGTGAACACCCAGATGGCCATGGTTTTCCTTGGAACTGGTAATACCGATGAGGCTTGGAAGAGGATCAGTGAGGCAGCTGCTTACGCTTCAGATCAGAACTGGAATACACAGCTGGTACTGTGTAAATTGGTTTCTGCACAAATCGCAATCGAAATTGGGGATGACGAAAGGGCCTTGGGCCTGCTCCGGAGTATTGAAGAAGTCGCTGCATCCTTGCGAACGGAATACGAACTGGTACAGATACTGAACTTACAATATCTGCTCCATAAAAAGTACGGACAGTTTCCTGATGCGTTGCGGTATTTGGAGCGGTATCGTGAACTCAATGAAAAAATCCTTGGTCTCGAAAAGCAGCGGAACCTGGCAATGGTAGAGGTAAAGCTGCGTTTCGAAGCACAACAACGTGAACATGCACTTGCCCTGCAAGAAGAACAGCGGGTTCGCGAGCAGCAACGCATACTGCTGGAGAATATGGTCCCTGCTACTATTGCTGAAAGGTTACTGAATGGTGAGGCGTTTATTGCCGAACAGTTTGATGACGTTAGTGTGCTCTTTTTTGATATCGTTAATTTCACCCAAATGGCGGCCTCGACATCACCGGCTGTAGTAATAGATTTTCTTAATATCCTGTATAAACAGTGCGATGAGGCGGTCGCACGGCATGGTCTTACCAAAATTAAAACGCTCGGCGACTCGTACATGACCGTTGCAGGAGCACCGGTACCGCAGAATGATCATGTTGAAAGGATGGTAGGTGCCGCGCTGGAGTTGCAGCGAATTGTTAGTGCCTTTGCTGATACCACCTCAGCCCTGGTAAAACATGAGTTGTTCTCAGAAAAGTATCACACACTGAAGGTGCGGTTCGGTGTGCACTGTGGTCCGGTTAGTGCAGGAGTAATCGGTGAAATCCGTATGGTGTACGATGTGTGGGGCGATACCGTTAATGTTGCCGCCCGTTTGGAACAAACAGCAGGGCCCGGCGAGCTTCATGTATCTGATCAGTTTCGGAAGCGAGTGTTGGAAATCGGTGACGGTTTGGCAACGTTCACGTCACGCGGAAAAAGAGAGATGAAAGGTAAGGGTATGATGCAGACGTGGACCATGACGGCACCTAGTGCTTGA
- a CDS encoding bifunctional folylpolyglutamate synthase/dihydrofolate synthase, protein MNVDLLLQELFSMTFTSAIKPGTSRVLSLCSAVGNPHKHLHAIHVAGTNGKGSTCAMLASILQCAGYKVGLYTSPHIRRFNERIRINGEAISDATIMRLAPPLMEHAKQIGGTFFEVTTALAFLYFAEQNTDVAIIETGLGGRYDATNIISPLLSIITSIDYDHTEYLGTSLDSIASEKAGIIKPDTPVVLGPRIVNHDTANRTRVADVFRQEAARNNAPIIFTANSVQVDVDSIHSDLTMQVSVIWNETLSYFNTELAGKHQADNIATVLCAVQQLQGTLFIGPEHIRLGLLHVRESTGMAGRIQRIGTDSVVVLDVSHNPSGIACLCTTLLDAGYAPASWQVVFGAMHDKDIPGMLHALLPVTQSLHLCTPHIPRAAPVTILETLAQDAGFTEVHVHPSVAAACHHARSLGRTLICGSFHVADEALEG, encoded by the coding sequence ATGAATGTAGATCTGTTGCTGCAAGAGTTGTTTAGCATGACGTTTACGTCGGCCATTAAGCCCGGAACATCCCGGGTACTGTCACTCTGCTCCGCTGTTGGCAACCCGCACAAACACCTGCATGCTATCCACGTTGCCGGTACCAACGGGAAGGGCAGCACCTGCGCAATGCTTGCGTCCATCCTTCAGTGCGCAGGTTACAAGGTTGGCTTGTACACTTCACCGCATATTCGAAGGTTTAACGAACGAATTCGCATTAACGGCGAGGCGATTTCCGATGCAACTATAATGCGCCTGGCTCCGCCACTGATGGAACATGCTAAACAAATTGGCGGAACGTTTTTTGAAGTTACAACGGCACTCGCGTTTCTGTACTTCGCAGAACAAAACACCGACGTCGCCATTATCGAAACTGGTCTTGGCGGCCGCTATGACGCTACCAACATCATTAGTCCGCTGCTGAGTATCATTACCTCGATTGACTACGACCATACCGAATACCTTGGCACGTCGCTGGACAGCATCGCTTCCGAAAAAGCCGGCATCATAAAGCCGGATACGCCGGTCGTGCTCGGACCCCGAATTGTGAATCACGATACGGCAAACCGTACCCGTGTTGCCGACGTGTTCCGGCAGGAGGCAGCACGGAATAACGCTCCAATTATCTTCACAGCCAACAGCGTACAGGTAGATGTTGATTCCATTCACAGCGACCTGACCATGCAGGTTTCTGTCATCTGGAACGAAACCCTAAGCTATTTTAATACCGAACTTGCCGGAAAACACCAGGCCGATAACATTGCAACCGTCCTCTGTGCCGTGCAGCAGCTTCAGGGCACACTTTTTATCGGGCCAGAGCACATACGTCTCGGACTTCTGCATGTTCGAGAATCCACGGGTATGGCGGGACGTATCCAGCGGATCGGCACAGACTCCGTGGTGGTGCTGGATGTTAGCCATAATCCATCGGGCATTGCGTGCCTCTGTACCACCCTTTTGGATGCCGGGTACGCACCTGCTTCGTGGCAGGTTGTTTTCGGTGCCATGCACGATAAAGACATACCGGGCATGCTCCATGCTCTGCTCCCGGTGACACAATCCCTACACCTGTGTACGCCGCACATTCCACGTGCCGCGCCGGTTACCATTCTTGAGACATTGGCACAGGATGCCGGCTTTACTGAGGTTCATGTTCATCCCTCGGTTGCCGCTGCCTGTCACCACGCCCGCAGCCTTGGACGCACGCTGATCTGCGGCAGTTTTCACGTTGCCGACGAAGCCTTGGAAGGCTAA
- the purH gene encoding bifunctional phosphoribosylaminoimidazolecarboxamide formyltransferase/IMP cyclohydrolase, giving the protein MTSRTALISVSDKTDVVALARELHQLGFSIISTGGTAALLRQEGIPVTPVSDVTGFPEIMDGRVKTLHPNIHGGLLGIPTNPAHAEQMQKHGINKIDIAVINLYPFEKTVADSNSTHDDIIENIDIGGPAMIRAAAKNYANTLVVVNPEQYSTVLTQIRESIHTHAEIPLDVREKLAMEAFSHTARYDAMISSYLSTKTGTLFPSETAIPLKQDLHLRYGENPQQQAMLYGRFTQSFQSVHGKELSYNNVLDVDAAAKLCLEFTEPTVCIIKHNNPCGVGSGTGLIDAWEKAFATDTVSPFGGIICVNTEVDEEFASHIHPIFTEVIIAPSFSDGALAILRKKKDRRLVITTVFSKTPEAGLDIRTVTNGFLIQQANARLLNSNELRVVTKRQPTSNEHQAMMFAWKIAKHVKSNAIVYAQADRSLGIGAGQMSRVDSARIAALKASDARLSLQGCAVASDAFFPFADGLLQAAQAGATCIIQPGGSVRDDEVIQAANDHGLAMMFTGMRHFKH; this is encoded by the coding sequence ATGACATCACGCACTGCCCTTATCTCGGTTTCAGATAAAACCGATGTTGTCGCGTTAGCCCGTGAACTCCATCAGCTTGGCTTCAGCATCATATCCACTGGTGGCACAGCCGCCCTTCTCAGGCAAGAAGGCATCCCGGTGACACCGGTATCCGATGTAACAGGTTTCCCTGAAATAATGGACGGAAGAGTGAAGACGTTGCACCCGAACATCCATGGAGGTTTGCTGGGAATCCCAACGAACCCGGCACATGCTGAACAAATGCAGAAGCATGGTATTAATAAAATTGACATTGCGGTGATCAATCTATACCCATTCGAGAAAACCGTCGCAGACAGCAACTCAACTCATGATGACATCATTGAGAATATCGACATAGGTGGTCCGGCCATGATACGCGCTGCTGCGAAGAACTATGCCAATACGCTGGTTGTTGTTAACCCCGAACAGTATAGCACAGTACTCACACAAATCCGGGAAAGCATACACACTCATGCCGAGATACCATTGGATGTACGTGAGAAACTGGCAATGGAAGCCTTTTCGCATACGGCCCGCTACGATGCCATGATCAGCTCATACCTTTCCACAAAAACGGGCACCCTGTTCCCGTCCGAAACGGCGATCCCCTTGAAGCAGGATTTGCATCTGCGGTACGGCGAAAATCCGCAGCAGCAAGCGATGCTGTACGGACGTTTTACCCAGAGCTTCCAGTCGGTCCACGGCAAGGAGCTAAGCTATAACAACGTCCTGGATGTTGATGCAGCGGCTAAGCTGTGCCTGGAGTTTACCGAACCAACTGTGTGCATCATCAAGCATAACAACCCATGTGGAGTTGGAAGTGGAACGGGGCTTATAGATGCATGGGAAAAAGCATTTGCCACCGACACTGTAAGCCCCTTTGGGGGAATCATCTGCGTTAATACAGAAGTTGACGAAGAGTTTGCAAGCCATATCCATCCGATATTCACCGAAGTTATCATTGCACCGTCGTTTTCGGATGGTGCGTTAGCGATCCTTAGGAAAAAGAAAGACCGACGGCTTGTTATCACCACTGTTTTCAGCAAAACTCCAGAAGCCGGTTTAGATATTCGCACCGTAACGAACGGATTCCTGATTCAGCAGGCCAACGCTCGCCTGCTTAACAGCAATGAGCTACGAGTTGTTACCAAACGCCAGCCAACATCCAACGAGCACCAGGCAATGATGTTTGCATGGAAGATTGCCAAACACGTTAAGAGTAACGCCATTGTGTATGCCCAGGCAGACCGGTCATTGGGCATCGGTGCCGGTCAGATGTCACGTGTTGATTCAGCGCGGATAGCTGCCTTAAAAGCATCTGATGCCAGACTCTCGTTGCAAGGATGTGCTGTAGCGTCCGATGCCTTTTTCCCTTTTGCTGACGGATTACTGCAGGCTGCCCAAGCTGGTGCCACGTGCATCATTCAACCGGGGGGCTCTGTTAGGGATGATGAAGTGATTCAGGCAGCGAATGACCACGGGCTGGCAATGATGTTTACCGGGATGCGGCATTTCAAGCACTAG
- the rpsA gene encoding 30S ribosomal protein S1, giving the protein MSAVAEVSSNLGQPKQNRKTALAKILEGDLDTVTMDDAAFMNLFDTSISQVKEDEMVHGKVISVNKDEILVDIGFKSLGIVPRAEFVGAETLNVGDPVDVFVEKIEDPNGRLILSRRRADFMKTWDDILKLHETQETTSVRILRRIKGGMVVDLLGIEAFLPGSQIDIRPVRDFDAWVTKAIDVRVVKVNHPSENVVVSHKVLLEEQLSDQRGKILNMLEKGLVLEGVVKAVSDFGVFVDLGGVDGLVHITDLSWGRVTHPSEIVQLDEQVKVVVLDYDPNRKRISLGMKQLTSHPWDEIGEKYEPGTKVSGKVVSLTDYGAFIEIEKGVEGLIHISEMSWTQHIKHPSQVVSLGQIVNAIVLSIDKAERKLALGMKQLEPDPWNDHTAKYPVGSVHQGVVRNLTNFGVFVELEPGVDGLVHISDLSWTKKIRHPGEFVKKGDTIDVVVLAIDNEHRRISLGHKQISENPWDIFESEVGVGTETEGKILRLIDKGLIVELPQGVDGFVPVSQLSFAPVRTIADYFSPDQVLPLKVVEFDKEQKKIVLSAVEYLRGKSEDVVAAYNANHPVPNADKYNVDGTASSSTTIEDLESSEPAEGE; this is encoded by the coding sequence ATGTCTGCTGTTGCCGAGGTTTCCTCTAACCTGGGTCAGCCGAAGCAGAACAGAAAGACGGCGCTCGCAAAAATCCTTGAGGGTGATCTTGATACTGTAACCATGGACGATGCCGCGTTCATGAATTTGTTCGATACCAGCATTTCGCAGGTAAAAGAAGACGAGATGGTCCATGGCAAGGTCATCTCGGTTAATAAGGATGAAATCCTTGTTGATATTGGCTTTAAATCACTGGGCATTGTTCCGCGTGCCGAATTCGTTGGAGCCGAAACATTAAATGTGGGCGATCCTGTTGACGTATTCGTTGAGAAAATCGAGGATCCCAATGGCCGGTTGATTTTATCGCGCCGGCGTGCCGATTTCATGAAGACGTGGGATGACATCCTGAAGCTTCACGAAACACAGGAAACCACGTCCGTTCGCATCCTCCGTCGCATCAAGGGCGGTATGGTTGTTGACCTGCTTGGCATCGAAGCCTTTTTGCCGGGCTCTCAAATTGATATTCGTCCGGTACGTGATTTTGACGCATGGGTAACCAAGGCTATCGACGTACGTGTTGTGAAAGTTAATCATCCAAGTGAAAACGTTGTGGTGAGCCACAAGGTACTGCTCGAAGAGCAGCTCTCGGATCAGCGCGGCAAGATTCTGAATATGCTTGAAAAAGGCTTGGTGCTCGAAGGCGTCGTGAAGGCCGTAAGCGACTTCGGCGTATTCGTTGACCTTGGTGGCGTGGATGGTCTGGTTCACATTACTGACTTGTCGTGGGGACGTGTTACACATCCAAGCGAAATTGTTCAGCTTGACGAGCAGGTAAAGGTCGTTGTCCTGGATTACGATCCAAACCGCAAGCGGATTTCACTGGGCATGAAGCAGCTTACGTCGCACCCGTGGGATGAAATCGGCGAGAAGTACGAGCCAGGTACTAAGGTGTCCGGCAAGGTTGTTTCGCTTACCGACTACGGTGCATTTATCGAAATTGAAAAGGGTGTCGAAGGTCTGATTCACATCAGTGAAATGAGCTGGACCCAGCACATTAAGCATCCGTCACAAGTTGTGTCGCTCGGACAAATCGTGAACGCCATCGTCCTGAGCATTGACAAGGCAGAACGCAAACTTGCTCTTGGTATGAAGCAACTCGAGCCGGATCCGTGGAACGACCATACGGCTAAGTACCCCGTTGGATCAGTTCATCAGGGCGTTGTTCGCAACCTTACAAACTTTGGCGTCTTCGTAGAACTTGAACCCGGCGTGGATGGTCTGGTACATATCTCTGACCTGAGCTGGACCAAGAAAATCAGGCACCCCGGTGAGTTTGTTAAGAAGGGCGACACCATCGACGTGGTAGTGCTGGCAATCGATAACGAGCACCGTCGTATCTCGCTTGGTCATAAACAAATTTCAGAAAACCCATGGGATATTTTTGAAAGTGAAGTGGGCGTTGGCACCGAAACCGAAGGCAAGATTCTGCGTCTGATTGACAAGGGCCTGATCGTTGAACTGCCCCAGGGTGTTGACGGCTTTGTTCCGGTATCGCAGCTTTCGTTTGCACCGGTACGTACGATTGCCGACTACTTCTCACCTGACCAGGTGTTACCGTTAAAAGTAGTTGAGTTTGACAAAGAACAAAAGAAAATTGTCCTTTCAGCAGTTGAGTACCTCCGCGGTAAGAGCGAAGATGTGGTGGCAGCCTACAATGCCAATCACCCTGTACCCAATGCCGACAAGTACAACGTGGATGGAACGGCCAGCTCGTCAACCACCATCGAAGATTTGGAGTCAAGCGAACCTGCCGAAGGCGAATAA
- a CDS encoding 1-deoxy-D-xylulose-5-phosphate reductoisomerase produces MQRTITILGSTGSIGTQTLQVVAGLPSEFTVRWITCNTRVDDLVRQVQEYNPYGIAIRDETACRRFRELLPTYTGEVRCGEEGLCEAAADPENNLVMSAMVGFSGVVPTMAAIQSGCTVALANKETLVSAGELITATLKEHNAALLAVDSEHSAIAQCLQGENLKSVQRIILTASGGPFRTATAEELATMTPAQALRHPNWDMGNKITIDSATLMNKGFEVIEARWLFNLDATAIDVVVHPQSIIHSMVEFCDGSVKAQMGLPSMLVPIQWALTYPQRTPMNMKTPDLAEIGALTFEKPDVHKFPCLQIAYDALRTGGTAGCIVNAANEIAVYAFLDNRIRFTDIPTVILKTLERMNITDAPSLPAIIETDAEARLRAHEQVTMISAGAAMS; encoded by the coding sequence GTGCAGCGTACTATTACCATCTTAGGGTCAACCGGCTCAATTGGAACGCAAACGCTTCAGGTTGTGGCCGGTCTGCCGTCAGAGTTTACAGTACGCTGGATTACCTGTAATACGCGGGTTGACGATCTGGTACGGCAAGTTCAGGAATACAATCCTTATGGTATAGCTATCCGCGATGAAACCGCATGCCGGCGGTTTCGGGAGCTTCTTCCAACGTATACGGGTGAAGTCCGCTGCGGCGAAGAGGGGCTGTGCGAAGCTGCTGCCGATCCCGAGAACAATCTGGTAATGAGTGCCATGGTGGGGTTCTCCGGCGTTGTGCCTACGATGGCTGCAATACAGTCAGGCTGCACCGTTGCGCTGGCAAATAAGGAGACACTTGTCAGTGCAGGTGAACTCATTACGGCTACACTGAAGGAACACAATGCTGCCCTCCTGGCTGTTGACAGTGAGCATAGCGCTATTGCGCAGTGCCTGCAAGGTGAAAATCTGAAATCCGTTCAACGGATAATTCTGACTGCATCCGGTGGCCCGTTCCGAACAGCGACCGCGGAGGAGCTCGCAACGATGACGCCGGCTCAGGCTCTCAGACATCCCAACTGGGATATGGGGAATAAAATCACAATTGACTCGGCAACCCTCATGAATAAGGGCTTCGAGGTGATCGAAGCACGGTGGTTGTTTAACCTTGACGCCACTGCCATTGATGTTGTGGTGCATCCGCAGAGTATTATCCACAGCATGGTGGAGTTCTGCGACGGCTCCGTGAAAGCACAAATGGGACTGCCCTCCATGCTTGTTCCCATCCAGTGGGCGTTAACATATCCGCAGCGCACGCCCATGAATATGAAAACTCCGGACCTTGCGGAAATTGGAGCACTGACATTTGAAAAGCCCGATGTTCACAAGTTCCCGTGTTTGCAGATTGCGTACGATGCCCTCCGAACTGGAGGTACTGCAGGCTGCATTGTAAACGCCGCCAACGAAATCGCCGTGTATGCTTTTCTTGACAACAGAATACGGTTTACCGATATACCCACTGTTATTCTGAAAACGCTGGAACGCATGAATATTACCGATGCACCGTCTTTACCCGCCATTATCGAAACCGATGCTGAAGCACGACTTCGTGCTCATGAACAGGTAACGATGATTTCTGCAGGTGCAGCGATGTCCTAA